One stretch of Rana temporaria chromosome 10, aRanTem1.1, whole genome shotgun sequence DNA includes these proteins:
- the LOC120916249 gene encoding synapse differentiation-inducing gene protein 1-like isoform X1 — protein MTHQENWITMNPLPSHSCQHDGTPIGPPPPYDMLYHHGAVSSQYVLTDYPSPSHFKPIFTTEQYVINTEISSVHVVTAPSNVIVAPPIYKDYMALSILSMLFCFLPVGIAALVYSCKTIASRSNGDHTTEARNSHVAFKLNVVAIFFGCALHAAWIVVAICT, from the exons ATGACACATCAGGAAAACTGGATAACGATGAACCCGTTACCTTCTCATTCTTGTCAACATGATGGGACCCCAATAGGTCCACCTCCACCATATGACATGTTATATCATCATGGTGCTGTCTCTTCTCAATATGTCTTGACTGATTATCCTTCACCATCTCACTTTAAACCCATCTTTACAACTGAGCAGTATGTCATAAATACAGAGATATCTTCTGTACATGTGGTCACAGCACCTTCCAACGTCATCGTGGCTCCACCGATCTATAAGGACTACATGGCGTTGTCTATCCTGAGCATGTTGTTCTGCTTCCTGCCAGTTGGAATTGCTGCTCTGGTCTATTCCTGCAAG ACAATAGCGTCTCGGAGTAACGGCGACCATACCACAGAAGCTAGAAACTCCCACGTTGCCTTCAAGCTGAACGTGGTGGCGATCTTCTTCGGATGCGCTCTACATGCTGCGTGGATAGTGGTGGCAATTTGTACTTAG
- the LOC120916249 gene encoding uncharacterized protein LOC120916249 isoform X2, translating into MDQALDGGDPPPPQYYSLDSLPQRATNFQTCFPETVVHDSQQILVQQPTSTNGAMMSQSAGDGTRSKPRDYLWFSILNFLFCWPLAIIALNFSLKARKCSARNDMTAAKEHGDGALGVNIAALVNGSILQVLIFLFHNGYLSRQ; encoded by the exons ATGGACCAGGCGCTGGATGGAGGAGATCCACCTCCTCCTCAGTACTATTCACTGGACTCTTTACCCCAACGGGCCACCAACTTCCAGACCTGCTTTCCAGAAACAGTGGTCCATGACTCTCAGCAGATCCTCGTGCAACAGCCAACCAGTACAAATGGGGCGATGATGTCACAGTCGGCGGGCGATGGCACCCGATCGAAGCCCAGAGATTACCTCTGGTTCTCCATCTTGAACTTCCTATTTTGTTGGCCACTGGCAATTATTGCCTTGAACTTTTCTTTAAAG GCAAGAAAATGCTCCGCCCGGAATGACATGACGGCAGCCAAAGAACACGGAGACGGCGCCCTGGGTGTGAATATCGCGGCTTTGGTGAACGGTTCCATATTACAAGTCTTGATCTTCCTTTTTCATAATGGATATCTTTCTCGTCAATGA